In one Limosilactobacillus oris genomic region, the following are encoded:
- a CDS encoding glycoside hydrolase family 5 protein — protein MDEKIKGVNLGGWLVLEKWMSPHLFDGTAADDEYYLAQDLPADVYQARISQHRANFITEEDFLRIASLGFNLVRLPVPYFVFGDRAPFIGAIAEVDRAFNWAEAYGIKILLDLHTAPDSQNGFDNGGISGVCKWASEPAEVEFEKSVVKRLAERYGKRLGLYGIEVLNEPATAAMFSDMQRRFPPRDPAKAAGSAPITFDFLYQYYQDCYDLLRPLLPADKVIMFHDGFDIDKWEDFFKQNDFENVVLDTHQYLMMAEMKNHDLSLTAYEKTMTDFGKKIAAVNKVVPVVTGEWSLFNSYTAGVDTNGGINPTQQEFAGATHLSKEELQHAYQTLWKTQVDAWNQGIGYIYWTYKLNIDTINEPAWYGWDCWALQRVVDKKWLAPQDI, from the coding sequence ATGGACGAAAAGATTAAAGGAGTTAACTTAGGCGGGTGGCTCGTCCTGGAAAAGTGGATGTCACCGCACCTATTTGATGGAACGGCAGCCGATGACGAGTATTACCTGGCCCAGGACCTGCCCGCGGACGTTTACCAGGCCCGAATCAGCCAGCACCGGGCGAACTTCATTACAGAAGAAGACTTTTTACGGATTGCCAGTCTTGGCTTTAACCTGGTCCGCCTACCGGTTCCGTACTTTGTTTTTGGCGACCGGGCACCGTTTATCGGGGCAATTGCCGAGGTCGACCGCGCCTTTAACTGGGCAGAAGCATACGGAATTAAGATTCTGCTGGATTTGCACACCGCGCCAGATAGCCAAAATGGCTTTGACAACGGTGGAATTTCCGGGGTCTGCAAGTGGGCGAGTGAGCCGGCCGAGGTTGAGTTTGAAAAAAGCGTTGTCAAGCGGCTTGCGGAACGCTACGGCAAGCGGCTGGGCCTTTATGGAATTGAAGTCCTCAATGAGCCCGCAACGGCGGCGATGTTTAGTGATATGCAACGGCGCTTTCCACCGCGGGACCCGGCAAAGGCAGCTGGCAGTGCACCAATTACCTTTGACTTCCTGTACCAGTACTACCAGGATTGCTATGACTTATTGCGGCCACTCCTGCCGGCTGACAAGGTGATTATGTTCCACGACGGCTTTGACATTGACAAGTGGGAAGACTTTTTCAAGCAAAATGATTTTGAGAACGTCGTTTTGGACACCCACCAGTACCTGATGATGGCGGAAATGAAAAACCACGATCTTTCGCTGACGGCTTACGAAAAAACGATGACGGACTTTGGCAAGAAGATTGCCGCGGTGAATAAGGTTGTGCCAGTTGTGACCGGTGAATGGTCACTGTTTAATTCCTATACCGCTGGGGTCGATACGAACGGCGGGATTAACCCAACCCAACAGGAATTTGCCGGGGCTACGCACTTGAGCAAGGAAGAATTGCAACATGCCTACCAAACCCTTTGGAAGACCCAGGTAGACGCCTGGAACCAGGGGATTGGCTACATCTACTGGACCTATAAGCTAAATATCGACACCATCAACGAACCAGCCTGGTACGGGTGGGACTGCTGGGCTCTCCAGCGGGTAGTTGACAAGAAGTGGTTAGCTCCGCAAGATATTTAG
- a CDS encoding MFS transporter, with the protein MQNAHQKAQADISKADRVRFSLSFFVCSLLWMSGLGIVSAVLLPQHLKDVVGGAQATTIFGIINAVTAIASLVSNLLFGNLSDRTRSRYGRRTPWIVGGGIVGGVTLFLTGVFDNVWLMGLMYCICMFGLNAIIAPVIATLSDRVPDDLRATMSAFYSAGTTVGTSIGTLVGAYFITIQIPGFISAGVLMGIAGLATVIVWPSEQSSKDMAPVKGGLKEFMLSFRPPMKGARDFWLAFVGRTLLIFSYYMILNYQLYILEMYIGQGKKAAAATISVMSVITMIVGLVGSLASGAISDKIGRRKVPVIVASFLLALGYFLPWVMKSPSSMMLFAGFAGLGYAVYGAVDQALNVDVLPSKKEAGKDLGIINVATTLGQTAGPIVTSALVAAAGYQLVFPVAIAFAIIACVFIQMIRCTK; encoded by the coding sequence ATGCAAAACGCACATCAAAAAGCACAAGCGGACATTTCTAAAGCTGATCGCGTCCGCTTCTCACTATCATTCTTTGTTTGTTCATTACTGTGGATGAGTGGTTTGGGGATTGTTTCGGCAGTCCTGCTGCCACAGCACCTGAAGGATGTTGTCGGTGGTGCTCAGGCTACGACGATCTTTGGAATTATCAATGCGGTTACTGCGATTGCGTCGCTGGTTTCAAACCTGCTTTTTGGTAACCTTTCCGACCGGACCCGGTCCCGGTATGGTCGCCGGACACCCTGGATTGTTGGCGGGGGAATCGTTGGTGGTGTAACCCTGTTTTTGACGGGGGTATTTGACAATGTTTGGCTGATGGGGCTGATGTATTGCATTTGTATGTTCGGCCTGAACGCGATTATCGCACCGGTGATTGCAACCCTGTCTGACCGGGTTCCAGATGACCTGCGGGCAACGATGTCGGCCTTTTACTCCGCGGGAACGACCGTGGGGACGTCCATCGGTACGCTGGTCGGTGCCTACTTTATCACTATTCAGATCCCCGGCTTTATTTCTGCGGGAGTCTTGATGGGAATTGCCGGCCTTGCCACGGTAATCGTTTGGCCGAGTGAACAGTCATCTAAGGACATGGCGCCGGTCAAGGGCGGTTTGAAGGAATTCATGCTCTCGTTCCGGCCGCCGATGAAGGGTGCCCGGGACTTCTGGCTAGCTTTCGTTGGCCGGACCCTGTTGATCTTTAGCTACTACATGATTTTGAACTACCAGCTCTATATTTTGGAAATGTACATTGGCCAAGGAAAGAAAGCCGCTGCGGCAACAATTTCGGTAATGTCAGTGATTACAATGATTGTGGGCCTGGTTGGTTCATTGGCTTCCGGTGCCATTTCCGATAAGATTGGTCGGCGGAAAGTGCCGGTAATCGTTGCGTCCTTCCTGCTGGCCCTTGGTTACTTCTTGCCATGGGTCATGAAGTCACCAAGTTCGATGATGCTGTTCGCCGGATTTGCCGGGTTAGGCTACGCCGTTTACGGTGCCGTCGACCAGGCGCTCAACGTGGACGTCCTGCCATCAAAGAAGGAAGCCGGAAAAGACCTCGGGATTATTAACGTGGCGACGACTTTGGGCCAGACAGCTGGACCAATCGTAACCAGCGCGCTGGTGGCTGCAGCCGGTTACCAACTGGTCTTCCCAGTAGCGATTGCCTTTGCCATTATTGCCTGTGTATTTATTCAGATGATTCGTTGCACTAAGTAA
- a CDS encoding beta-galactosidase → MKQLLYGVAYYFEYLPYDRIDKDISMMQDAGINVVRIGESTWSTYEPQDGLFDFTKLTYVLDKMKAAGMNVIVGTPTYAFPTWLAKKYPEVLVENNGQRKPYGARQIMDITSPVYRYYAERVIRHMLAVTAKYDNVIGYQIDNETKHYGTSSKNVQRGFVEAIKKKYDGDLEQFNHDFGLDYWSNRINAWEDFPSVNGTINGSLAGEFAKYQRQLVTDYLAWQARIVNEYKHEGQFITHNFDFEWRGYSFGIQPDVNHFAAANCLDVIGIDVYHPSQRQLTGAELSFAGDEARSIKMQNYLVLETQAQAFKTWTPYPGQLYQLAFSHVASGANMVEYWHWHSIHNSFETYWKGLLSHDFAPNPVYNEAKKVGRDFQRLSPKLVNLKINSRVAFVVDNESLTATSGNWMEFGIGKDKYNDVFRRLYDAFYRQNIRTDILNPATIDLPKYDLVVVPMLYVTDDQFLERLNDYVRQGGHVLYTFKDGVTDEHVKVRTCQQPGIISEAIGAHYEMFVDPNGEQLADRSGIFQDVDPTIDQWAELLISDGAKVLAGYDNHWKEYAAITENQYGQGMTWYLGCWANPAVIAKLVEHVCQQVGLVPNYDAHFPVIVKSGINEEQRQIDFIFNYSAAEEQVTVPVKGTELLGGKTVAAGEQMTLQPWAVKIIEEQ, encoded by the coding sequence ATGAAACAGCTTTTGTATGGGGTGGCTTACTACTTTGAGTACCTGCCCTATGACCGGATCGACAAGGATATTTCAATGATGCAGGATGCGGGAATCAATGTCGTCCGAATCGGTGAAAGTACCTGGAGTACCTATGAACCCCAGGACGGCTTGTTTGACTTTACTAAGCTCACCTATGTTTTGGACAAAATGAAGGCGGCAGGGATGAACGTGATTGTGGGAACCCCCACCTATGCCTTTCCAACCTGGCTAGCTAAAAAGTACCCCGAGGTCCTGGTGGAAAATAATGGCCAGCGAAAGCCCTACGGCGCCCGCCAGATCATGGACATCACCAGTCCGGTGTACCGCTACTATGCTGAGCGGGTGATTCGGCACATGCTGGCGGTGACGGCCAAGTATGACAACGTGATTGGATACCAGATCGATAACGAAACGAAGCATTACGGAACTTCTAGCAAGAATGTTCAACGGGGCTTTGTGGAGGCCATCAAGAAAAAGTATGATGGCGACTTAGAGCAGTTTAACCACGACTTTGGTCTTGACTACTGGTCGAACCGGATTAACGCCTGGGAGGACTTTCCGTCGGTGAACGGGACAATCAATGGCAGTCTGGCCGGTGAGTTTGCTAAGTACCAACGGCAGCTGGTGACCGACTACCTTGCCTGGCAGGCCCGGATCGTCAATGAGTATAAGCATGAGGGACAATTCATTACCCATAACTTTGACTTTGAATGGCGGGGCTACTCCTTTGGTATCCAGCCGGACGTCAACCACTTCGCGGCAGCAAACTGCTTAGACGTGATTGGGATTGATGTTTACCACCCGTCCCAACGGCAGCTGACGGGGGCAGAATTATCGTTTGCTGGGGATGAAGCCCGGAGCATTAAAATGCAAAACTACCTAGTACTGGAAACCCAGGCCCAGGCTTTTAAGACCTGGACGCCCTACCCGGGCCAGCTCTACCAACTCGCCTTTAGTCACGTGGCGAGCGGAGCTAACATGGTTGAATATTGGCACTGGCACTCCATTCATAATTCCTTTGAAACTTACTGGAAGGGCTTGCTGAGTCATGACTTTGCACCAAATCCGGTCTACAACGAGGCCAAGAAGGTCGGTCGCGACTTCCAACGCCTGTCACCCAAGCTGGTGAACCTCAAAATCAACTCCCGGGTAGCCTTTGTGGTCGACAACGAGAGTCTGACAGCAACGAGCGGCAACTGGATGGAGTTTGGGATTGGCAAGGATAAGTACAATGACGTCTTCCGGCGATTGTACGACGCCTTTTACCGGCAAAACATTCGGACGGATATCCTGAATCCGGCGACTATCGACCTGCCTAAGTACGACCTGGTCGTCGTGCCAATGTTGTACGTCACCGATGACCAGTTCTTAGAGCGGCTGAACGATTACGTTCGCCAGGGGGGACACGTGCTGTACACCTTCAAGGACGGGGTGACGGATGAGCACGTCAAGGTCCGCACCTGCCAGCAGCCGGGGATTATCAGCGAGGCCATCGGTGCCCACTACGAAATGTTTGTTGACCCGAATGGCGAGCAGCTTGCGGACCGTTCTGGAATCTTTCAAGACGTTGACCCGACGATTGACCAGTGGGCTGAACTGCTGATTTCTGATGGGGCGAAGGTCCTTGCTGGCTATGACAACCATTGGAAGGAATATGCCGCCATTACGGAAAACCAGTATGGTCAGGGGATGACCTGGTACCTCGGCTGCTGGGCCAACCCGGCTGTCATTGCTAAACTGGTCGAACACGTTTGCCAACAGGTAGGACTCGTACCGAACTACGATGCTCATTTCCCGGTAATTGTTAAATCTGGCATCAACGAAGAACAACGGCAAATTGACTTTATCTTTAACTATTCCGCTGCTGAGGAGCAGGTGACCGTACCAGTAAAGGGCACGGAACTGCTCGGCGGGAAGACCGTGGCAGCGGGTGAACAAATGACGCTCCAGCCGTGGGCGGTCAAAATCATTGAAGAACAATAA
- a CDS encoding helix-turn-helix domain-containing protein — MEPYHSQTLKNALRLPALSWRLTFFGGHSQQVKAGWHIGTERHLAFELIQILAGSERVHLAQDAFVLTTGDILIIPPNLDHDITCLQDMSYFNFHFGLDDQELSTRLIERGLIYYPRSTQQNKELVPSLTELWRLIRPDMQYDFDTKLKVQKFFTDFLITLNQQTTIREQATSLTKLKYAGMIASGLQQQLKKQIFDFNHHGIDPRLTAALTVKKVISEAQISLSYGSEVFKDVYGVSPRAYLSELKLVEAKHLLLIPDYSILAISTALGYNEQSHFARQFKRWTGMTPNQYRNNR; from the coding sequence ATGGAACCGTATCATTCGCAAACACTGAAAAACGCCCTGCGCCTCCCCGCTCTCAGCTGGCGGCTAACCTTCTTTGGCGGCCACTCCCAGCAGGTAAAGGCGGGTTGGCATATCGGAACCGAGCGTCACCTGGCCTTTGAACTGATTCAGATTCTCGCCGGGTCCGAACGGGTTCACCTGGCCCAGGACGCCTTTGTCCTAACTACCGGGGATATCCTCATCATTCCCCCAAACCTTGACCATGATATCACCTGTCTCCAAGATATGTCTTACTTCAATTTTCACTTTGGCCTCGACGACCAGGAACTCAGCACCCGGTTGATTGAACGCGGGTTGATTTACTATCCCCGCTCCACCCAGCAAAATAAGGAGCTGGTGCCCAGCTTGACGGAACTCTGGCGGCTGATCCGCCCCGATATGCAGTACGACTTTGACACGAAGCTCAAGGTGCAAAAGTTCTTCACCGACTTTTTAATCACCCTCAACCAGCAAACCACGATTCGGGAACAGGCAACGAGTCTGACCAAGCTCAAATACGCCGGAATGATTGCCAGTGGTCTCCAGCAACAGCTGAAAAAGCAAATCTTTGACTTCAACCACCACGGTATTGACCCCCGGCTGACTGCCGCTTTAACCGTTAAAAAGGTTATTTCAGAAGCGCAGATCAGCCTCAGTTATGGTTCGGAGGTTTTCAAAGACGTTTACGGCGTCTCACCCCGTGCCTACCTTTCCGAACTAAAGCTCGTGGAAGCTAAGCACCTCCTACTGATTCCTGATTACAGCATTTTGGCAATCAGTACTGCGCTCGGCTACAACGAACAGTCGCACTTTGCCAGGCAGTTTAAGCGCTGGACTGGGATGACGCCCAACCAGTACCGCAATAATCGTTAA